From Nematostella vectensis chromosome 14, jaNemVect1.1, whole genome shotgun sequence, a single genomic window includes:
- the LOC5507467 gene encoding uncharacterized protein LOC5507467 → MLSRQVFRFASRDVISGIRSSIRCSPALSRTMCLAKDGKEVAKEVGSVKTENIGGATATPKYQLQPIDKFFLVITGTMKAGQIPNEISFELLEKSQNRRRIVINFVTIMLTFIGSYLAINAGRKARDDHTEDTMFEKNVKRYEKLREEDRLKAEAEASKKA, encoded by the exons ATGCTTTCGAGACAAGTTTTTCGCTTCGCAAGCCGGGATGTCATTTCTGGGATTCGTTCTTCTATTCGTTGTAGTCCAGCTCTATCACGAACTATGTGTTTGGCAAAAGACGGCAAGGAGGTCGCCAAGGAGGTCGGATCAG TGAAGACAGAAAACATAGGTGGAGCTACAGCGACACCAAAGTACCAGCTGCAGccgattgacaagtttttcttAGTCATTACTGGAACAATGAAGGCTGGCCAAATCCCCAATGAAATCAG CTTTGAGTTACTTGAGAAATCACAAAACCGACGACGTATTGTGATCAACTTTGTCACCATCATGCTGACATTTATTGGAAGCTATTTGGCAATAAATGCTGGACGCAAGGCAAGGGACGATCATACAGAGGACACTatgtttgaaaagaatgtGAAACGATACGAGAAGTTGAGGGAGGAAGACAGATTGAAGGCAGAGGCCGAAGCATCCAAGAAAGCATAA
- the LOC5507466 gene encoding fatty-acid amide hydrolase 2 → MGHKTNMQMSCRPLTNKMTLLKGLLFLLTFLLGILRGFGSLWGLWLKALSKYYGEHRFSVKQVGESLLLQPVDALVGNIRDNTVTAEEVMRAYIKRILEVNPMVNAITNDRFDEALEEARRIDEILGNELNSEEKKELLAKPLLGVPITVKESISCRGMPHSSGLVERKNVISEHDSEVVENLRQNGAIPMAVTNCSELCMWWETVNNVYGRTRNPYDTSRVAGGSSGGEGAIIAAAGSLCGVGSDVGGSIRMPAFFNGISGHKPSPGIVPNHGHYPYGTSEAFHEYLSIGPLCRYASDLSTMLKAMSGPNAYRLGLDEPVDLSSIKVFTVKNFDPTLMAPVSEDLKMAEKKAVDYLQSHFGTKYEQTDLRYFRYAALIWAAMVMSSEDKKLTSKFLEGNSGSINPFLEMLKYLVGSSQYHFITPVVGSLEKLHCFDTLSSTFVTIGNKLRLQLESLLGDNGVLLFPSHPRTAMPHGMPVLSPLDFNYTSIFNVLRMPVTQCPLGLDSEGMPLGIQIAAACNNDRLTLAVARALEQKFGGWSTWQPCKHLVNKNK, encoded by the exons ATGGgccataaaacaaatatgcaAATGAGCTGCCGGCCTCTCACAAACAAAATGACGCTTCTAAAAGGTCTACTCTTTTTGTTAACATTTCTTCTTGGAATTTTACGGGGTTTCGGCTCATTGTGGGGCCTATGGCTGAAGGCTTTGAGCAAATATTACGGTGAGCATCGATTTTCCGTGAAACAAGTGGGGGAAAGCCTTCTTTTGCAACCGGTGGATGCTCTTGTGGGAAACATTCGGGACAATACAGTCACCGCGGAAGAAGTGATGAGAGCATATATTAAGCGAATTTTGGAGGTCAATCCCATGGTAAATGCGATAACAAATGATCGTTTCGATGAAGCATTAGAAGAAGCAAGGCGCATCGATGAAATTTTGGGTAATGAATTAAATTCAGAGGAGAAAAAAGAACTTTTAGCGAAACCACTTTTGGGGGTTCCGATAACAGTGAAAGAATCGATATCTTGTCGGGGGATGCCACACTCGTCGGGGCTCGTCGAAAGAAAGAATGTAATTTCCGAGCACGACTCGGAAGTGGTTGAGAATCTTCGACAAAATGGTGCTATTCCGATGGCTGTTACGAACTGCAGCGAGTTGTGCATGTGGTGGGAGACGGTGAATAACGTATACGGACGGACCCGAAACCCTTACGACACGAGTCGAGTTGCTGGCGGAAGCTCGGGTGGAGAGGGAGCAATTATTGCCGCAGCGGGATCCCTTTGTGGTGTTGGTTCTGATGTCG GAGGTAGTATAAGGATGCCCGCATTCTTCAATGGAATCTCCGGACACAAACCGAGTCCCGGTATTGTACCGAACCATGGCCATTACCCATACGGAACTTCTGAAGCCTTTCACGAGTACTTATCGATTGGACCCCTGTGCCGTTATGCCTCTGATCTTTCGACGATGCTGAAGGCCATGTCGGGACCGAATGCTTATCGATTGGGTCTAGACGAGCCAGTAGACTTATCCTCGATAAAAGTTTTCACTGTTAAGAATTTTGATCCTACTTTGATGGCGCCCGTGAGCGAAGATCTTAAAATGGCGGAGAAAAAAGCGGTCGATTACTTACAGAGTCACTTCGGCACCAAGTACGAGCAAACGGATCTGCGTTACTTCCGGTACGCCGCCCTTATATGGGCAGCAATGGTAATGAGCTCCGAAGACAAGAAACTGACCTCGAAATTCCTAGAAGGAAATTCGGGTTCTATAAACCCTTTTCTGGAAATGCTTAAATACCTGGTGGGGAGCTCCCAGTATCATTTTATAACACCGGTCGTTGGATCCCTGGAAAAGCTCCACTGCTTTGACACTCTATCCTCTACTTTCGTTACTATTGGCAACAAGCTCCGCCTTCAGCTGGAGTCATTGCTAGGGGACAATGGCGTGCTGTTATTCCCATCACACCCAAGGACAGCAATGCCTCACGGTATGCCTGTGCTCTCGCCACTTGATTTCAATTACACGTCAATATTTAACGTATTGCGCATGCCCGTCACGCAATGTCCTCTGGGACTGGATTCTGAGGGGATGCCGCTGGGCATACAGATTGCGGCTGCGTGTAATAATGATAGACTAACGCTTGCTGTTGCAAGGGCTTTGGAGCAGAAGTTCGGGGGCTGGTCGACATGGCAACCATGTAAACACctcgtaaataaaaacaaatag